The proteins below come from a single Erythrobacter sp. SG61-1L genomic window:
- a CDS encoding phosphatase PAP2 family protein — protein MNSSAQPRDNHLHLKAAPIFAGVAVLLSTFAGLAHEVTEDEPLGFDRAIITALRSPPDYAVPVGPHWFNTAMVDLTALGGVTVLTLAVILSTALLLLHRRWRMAGLLVCATVSGALAGTALKHLFARPRPDVVNHLVEVNSLSFPSGHAMNSAIVFLTLGAIVSRNYRERSTRMFILICAVGMTLIIGFSRIYLGVHWPSDVLAGWSIGGAWALLMGLVASRMQEWHRIEQPSSD, from the coding sequence TTGAACAGCTCTGCCCAGCCTCGCGATAACCATCTGCACCTGAAAGCCGCACCGATCTTTGCCGGGGTGGCGGTTCTGCTCAGCACCTTTGCCGGGTTGGCGCATGAAGTGACCGAGGATGAGCCGCTTGGTTTCGACCGCGCGATCATCACGGCCCTGCGCAGTCCGCCCGATTACGCGGTGCCTGTCGGGCCGCATTGGTTCAACACTGCCATGGTGGACCTGACTGCACTGGGCGGCGTGACCGTGCTGACGCTGGCGGTGATCCTGTCCACCGCACTGCTGTTGCTCCATCGGCGCTGGCGCATGGCCGGGCTGCTGGTTTGCGCCACGGTCAGCGGGGCATTGGCCGGAACTGCGTTGAAGCACTTGTTCGCCCGCCCCCGTCCGGACGTGGTGAACCATCTGGTGGAGGTCAATTCGCTCAGCTTCCCCAGCGGCCATGCGATGAACAGCGCCATCGTGTTCCTGACGCTGGGCGCCATTGTCTCGCGCAATTACCGGGAACGTTCGACGCGAATGTTCATCCTGATCTGCGCCGTGGGAATGACGCTGATCATCGGATTTTCACGCATCTATCTGGGAGTCCACTGGCCAAGCGACGTGCTGGCCGGATGGAGCATTGGCGGCGCATGGGCGCTGCTGATGGGGCTGGTGGCCAGCCGGATGCAGGAATGGCACAGGATCGAGCAGCCCTCCTCCGATTAG
- a CDS encoding 2-oxoacid:ferredoxin oxidoreductase subunit beta: MNDMTPIQTTLKDWETDQEVRWCPGCGDYAILKAVQRTLPQLGADPKNTVFVSGIGCSSRFPYYVESYGFHTIHGRAPAFATGIKLANPELDVWMVTGDGDGLSIGGNHLMHVLRRNVNLQIMLFNNEIYGLTKGQYSPTSREGTLSPSTPLGSVDRPANPCAFALGVGARFVARGFDVSKNLPEVLKAAHAHQGAAFVEIFQNCIVYNKDVFNDFAAPKGGEERQLWLQDGQPLLFANGTKGISLNRDKCCLEVVDVVDGDWEAAGVAVHDVKNRALAHMLVEMPFGAFPMALGVIYDDPRPTFESAVIAQNAKASEGKVADLAKLLAKGQTWTVEASDADHI; this comes from the coding sequence ATGAACGACATGACTCCGATCCAGACCACCCTGAAGGACTGGGAAACCGACCAGGAAGTTCGCTGGTGCCCGGGTTGCGGCGACTACGCGATCCTCAAGGCCGTGCAGCGCACTTTGCCGCAGCTGGGTGCCGACCCGAAGAACACCGTGTTCGTTTCGGGCATCGGCTGCTCCAGCCGCTTCCCCTATTATGTCGAAAGCTACGGCTTCCACACGATCCACGGCCGCGCGCCCGCTTTTGCCACCGGCATCAAGCTGGCCAATCCGGAACTGGATGTGTGGATGGTCACGGGTGACGGCGATGGCCTGTCCATCGGCGGCAACCATCTGATGCATGTGCTGCGCCGGAACGTGAACCTGCAGATCATGCTGTTCAACAACGAGATCTACGGCCTGACCAAGGGGCAATATTCGCCCACCAGCCGTGAAGGCACTTTGTCGCCTTCCACGCCGCTGGGTTCGGTGGATCGCCCGGCCAACCCCTGCGCCTTCGCGCTGGGTGTGGGCGCCCGCTTTGTGGCGCGCGGTTTCGACGTGTCGAAGAACCTGCCGGAAGTGCTCAAGGCGGCCCATGCCCATCAGGGCGCGGCTTTCGTGGAAATCTTCCAGAACTGCATCGTCTACAACAAGGACGTGTTCAACGATTTCGCCGCGCCCAAGGGCGGGGAAGAACGCCAGCTTTGGTTGCAGGACGGCCAGCCGCTGCTGTTCGCCAATGGCACCAAGGGCATCAGCCTGAACCGCGACAAGTGCTGCCTTGAAGTGGTGGACGTGGTCGATGGCGATTGGGAAGCTGCCGGTGTTGCCGTGCACGATGTGAAGAACCGTGCGCTGGCCCACATGCTGGTGGAAATGCCCTTCGGCGCATTCCCGATGGCTTTGGGCGTGATCTATGACGATCCGCGCCCGACTTTCGAAAGCGCCGTGATTGCCCAGAATGCCAAGGCCAGCGAAGGCAAGGTCGCCGATCTGGCCAAGCTGCTGGCCAAGGGCCAGACCTGGACGGTCGAAGCATCGGACGCCGACCACATCTGA
- a CDS encoding 2-oxoacid:acceptor oxidoreductase subunit alpha, whose amino-acid sequence MATLAAEKPVAAAPVPEAVVVRFAGDSGDGMQLTGGQFTLSTALAGNDLATFPDFPAEIRAPQGTLFGVSAFQINFGSTEIDTAGDAPDVLIAMNPAALKVNLASLKPGGLIIADTGEFTKRNLDKAKYDTNPLEDGSLAKWDVLAFDISALTMESVKPFGLGNKEALRCKNMWTLGLALWMFDRDRQPLIDWLKGKFAKAPTIADANIAALNAGHAYGETAELAGPLKKLHLEAYPQPAGLYRTITGAEAVSLGLVAGAQLANLPMFFGGYPITPASAILHHLARLKEFGVTTFQAEDEIAAICSAIGASYAGQLGVTSSSGPGIALKGEAMGLAIMTELPLVIVNSQRGGPSTGLPTKTEQSDLYQAVYGRNGDAPMPVIAARSPADAFDCAIEACRIAVQYMTPVMLLTDGYIGNAAEPWKVPDPASYEPFPVTFLTEKNSKDAEGNDLLLPFARDEKGARPWIKPGTPGLMHRIGGIEKNPGTGNIDYSPASHQTMTDARKAKVDGVAKGVPAQEVTQGNATGKLAVVGWGSTYGPIHQAVRRARAKGLDVSQIHVRHVWPLPANLGDLLKGFDKILVPEMNTGQFKTVLRDQLLVDARPFTKTSGQPFTIAEIEAAIESMLAE is encoded by the coding sequence ATGGCAACACTCGCAGCCGAAAAGCCGGTCGCCGCAGCTCCCGTTCCCGAAGCGGTGGTAGTGCGTTTTGCGGGCGACAGTGGCGACGGCATGCAGCTCACCGGCGGGCAGTTCACCCTGTCCACCGCGCTGGCAGGCAACGATCTGGCGACTTTCCCGGACTTTCCGGCGGAAATCCGTGCGCCGCAGGGCACCCTGTTCGGTGTTTCGGCCTTCCAGATCAATTTCGGCTCGACCGAGATCGACACGGCCGGTGACGCGCCTGACGTGCTGATCGCGATGAACCCGGCGGCGCTGAAGGTGAACCTGGCTTCGCTCAAGCCGGGCGGCCTGATCATTGCCGATACGGGCGAGTTCACGAAGCGCAATCTCGACAAGGCGAAATACGATACGAACCCGCTTGAAGACGGTTCGCTCGCCAAGTGGGACGTGCTGGCTTTCGACATTTCCGCGCTGACCATGGAATCCGTGAAGCCCTTCGGCCTCGGCAACAAGGAAGCGCTGCGCTGCAAGAACATGTGGACGCTGGGCCTGGCCCTGTGGATGTTCGACCGTGACCGCCAGCCGCTGATCGACTGGCTGAAGGGCAAGTTCGCCAAGGCGCCGACCATTGCCGACGCCAACATCGCCGCACTCAACGCCGGCCATGCCTATGGCGAAACGGCGGAACTGGCCGGGCCGCTCAAGAAGCTGCACCTTGAAGCCTATCCGCAGCCTGCGGGCCTCTATCGCACCATCACCGGTGCCGAAGCGGTTTCGCTTGGCCTCGTGGCGGGTGCGCAGCTCGCCAATCTGCCGATGTTCTTCGGCGGTTATCCGATCACGCCTGCTTCCGCGATCCTGCACCATCTGGCGCGGCTCAAGGAATTCGGTGTCACCACCTTCCAGGCGGAAGACGAGATTGCCGCGATCTGTTCGGCCATCGGCGCCTCCTATGCGGGCCAGCTGGGCGTCACCAGTTCCTCCGGCCCCGGCATTGCGCTGAAGGGCGAGGCGATGGGCCTTGCGATCATGACCGAGCTGCCGCTGGTCATCGTCAATTCCCAGCGCGGCGGCCCCTCCACCGGCCTGCCGACCAAGACCGAGCAGAGCGACCTCTATCAGGCGGTCTATGGCCGCAATGGCGATGCGCCGATGCCGGTGATCGCCGCCCGTTCGCCCGCCGACGCCTTCGATTGCGCGATCGAGGCATGCCGTATCGCGGTTCAGTACATGACCCCGGTGATGCTGCTGACCGATGGCTATATCGGCAATGCAGCCGAACCGTGGAAGGTGCCCGATCCTGCGTCTTACGAGCCGTTCCCGGTGACGTTCCTCACCGAGAAGAACTCCAAGGACGCGGAAGGCAACGATCTGCTGCTGCCCTTCGCGCGTGACGAGAAGGGCGCCCGCCCGTGGATCAAGCCCGGCACGCCCGGCCTGATGCACCGCATCGGCGGCATCGAGAAGAACCCCGGCACCGGCAATATCGACTATTCGCCCGCCAGCCACCAGACCATGACCGATGCCCGCAAGGCGAAGGTGGATGGAGTGGCCAAGGGCGTTCCGGCACAGGAAGTGACCCAGGGCAATGCCACTGGCAAGCTGGCCGTGGTCGGCTGGGGTTCTACCTATGGCCCGATCCACCAGGCCGTGCGCCGCGCGCGGGCCAAGGGGCTGGACGTCAGCCAGATTCATGTCCGCCATGTCTGGCCGCTGCCCGCCAATCTGGGCGATTTGCTCAAGGGCTTCGACAAGATCCTCGTGCCCGAAATGAACACCGGCCAGTTCAAGACCGTTCTGCGCGACCAGTTGCTGGTCGATGCAAGGCCCTTCACCAAGACGAGCGGCCAGCCTTTCACTATCGCCGAAATCGAAGCGGCGATTGAATCCATGCTGGCGGAGTAA
- a CDS encoding alpha/beta hydrolase, whose product MSASEPFMREDVRAFLAMVAGMSRPDIASVPIEQTRAMMAAMQEFAQLPGPDLALVKDLAAPGPAGPVPLRLYDARAERGPSPLLVFIHGGGFVAGDIASYDRTCRTIAAELDLPLVSVEYRLAPEHPFPAAPEDCEAAARWLAGSPAELGREVTGLIPLGDSAGGNLAIVVTQSLMLEPAAVPVILQAPIYPIADPLAPHASYAQFADGYLLTRDTIEFFDRSYALDPEDRRAYPILGPIAGTPPTVLATAALDPLRDSGRAYSAALIQAGTDVTYLELAGNIHGFIQIRKAIPSAHGDLLAILGAIKATLERIA is encoded by the coding sequence ATGAGCGCCAGCGAGCCTTTCATGCGCGAAGATGTGCGCGCCTTCCTCGCCATGGTGGCGGGCATGAGCCGCCCGGATATTGCCAGCGTTCCCATTGAACAGACCCGCGCGATGATGGCCGCGATGCAGGAATTCGCTCAGCTTCCCGGCCCGGACCTGGCACTGGTGAAAGACCTTGCCGCGCCCGGCCCGGCAGGCCCCGTGCCACTGCGCCTCTATGACGCGCGGGCGGAGCGCGGACCGTCACCGCTGCTGGTCTTCATCCATGGCGGCGGCTTCGTTGCCGGAGACATTGCCAGCTATGACCGGACATGCCGCACCATCGCGGCGGAACTGGATCTGCCGCTGGTCTCGGTGGAATATCGCCTTGCGCCCGAACACCCCTTCCCTGCCGCGCCGGAAGATTGCGAGGCTGCCGCGCGCTGGCTGGCGGGCAGCCCCGCTGAACTTGGCCGTGAAGTGACCGGCCTGATCCCGCTGGGCGACAGTGCGGGCGGCAACCTTGCCATCGTAGTCACCCAGTCGCTGATGCTGGAACCGGCAGCGGTGCCGGTGATCCTGCAGGCGCCGATCTATCCCATTGCCGACCCGCTGGCGCCCCATGCATCCTATGCGCAATTTGCCGATGGCTATCTGCTGACCAGGGACACGATCGAGTTCTTCGACCGGTCCTATGCCCTCGATCCGGAAGACCGCCGGGCCTATCCGATCCTTGGCCCCATCGCCGGCACCCCGCCAACCGTGTTGGCAACGGCCGCGCTCGATCCCTTGCGCGATTCCGGCCGCGCCTATTCGGCGGCACTTATTCAGGCGGGAACCGATGTGACCTATCTGGAACTCGCCGGGAATATCCACGGATTCATCCAGATCAGGAAAGCGATCCCTAGCGCACATGGGGATCTGCTTGCTATTCTGGGTGCAATCAAGGCCACGCTGGAACGGATTGCATGA
- a CDS encoding RNA pyrophosphohydrolase encodes MTTSQWDLPYRPCVGVMLVNGDGKVFVGRRIDNKEGDAWQMPQGGMDDGEDIVTAGLRELAEETGVTDASAALIARSREELLYDLPEELVGRLWGGKYRGQRQYWLLMRFTGMDSEIDLEAHNPPEFCEWKWIDPELLPDVIVPFKKRVYRAVLEEFRELI; translated from the coding sequence ATGACTACATCCCAATGGGATCTCCCCTATCGCCCCTGCGTGGGCGTGATGCTGGTAAACGGGGATGGCAAGGTTTTCGTCGGCCGCAGGATCGACAACAAGGAAGGCGACGCCTGGCAGATGCCGCAAGGCGGGATGGACGATGGCGAGGATATCGTCACGGCCGGCCTTCGCGAACTGGCGGAAGAAACGGGGGTCACCGATGCCAGCGCCGCGTTGATCGCGCGCAGCCGGGAAGAACTGCTTTACGATCTGCCGGAAGAACTGGTCGGCAGGCTATGGGGCGGGAAATATCGCGGCCAGCGCCAATACTGGCTGCTGATGCGCTTCACCGGGATGGACAGCGAGATCGACCTCGAAGCCCATAATCCGCCGGAATTCTGCGAATGGAAATGGATCGATCCGGAATTGCTGCCGGACGTGATCGTGCCGTTCAAGAAGCGCGTCTATCGCGCCGTGCTGGAAGAGTTCAGAGAACTGATCTGA
- a CDS encoding tetratricopeptide repeat protein gives MTALKEIAMRYFPAACALSLLVAVSASVGEAGTYKPDPRAAALVAEGRTQIEAGKVQDAIDSFEAALAVDPGYSSVYLDLAEASRLNGMQGKAIHYYRSAQLRDPSNLAAISGEGEALVEKGAVEKARRNLAKLESMCGAKCAETKALASAIETAPAPKVLTAEAVQPEPVVSHN, from the coding sequence ATGACTGCGCTCAAGGAGATTGCGATGCGTTACTTCCCCGCCGCTTGTGCCCTTTCGCTGCTTGTCGCGGTGTCGGCCAGCGTGGGCGAGGCGGGTACCTACAAGCCCGATCCGCGGGCTGCGGCACTTGTTGCCGAAGGCCGTACGCAGATCGAAGCGGGCAAGGTGCAGGATGCCATCGATTCCTTCGAGGCTGCGCTGGCGGTCGATCCGGGCTATTCCTCGGTCTATCTCGATCTTGCCGAAGCGTCGCGCCTCAATGGCATGCAGGGCAAGGCGATCCATTATTACCGCTCCGCCCAGCTGCGCGACCCGAGCAATCTCGCCGCGATCTCCGGTGAGGGTGAGGCTCTGGTGGAAAAGGGCGCGGTGGAGAAAGCCCGGCGCAATCTCGCCAAGCTGGAATCCATGTGCGGCGCCAAATGCGCCGAAACCAAGGCCCTCGCCAGCGCCATCGAAACCGCGCCTGCGCCCAAGGTGCTGACTGCGGAAGCGGTGCAGCCGGAGCCGGTTGTCAGCCATAACTGA
- a CDS encoding RsmB/NOP family class I SAM-dependent RNA methyltransferase — protein sequence MTPAARVQAAIDLLDQIIEAARRNGAPADRLITEGFRQRRYAGSKDRRAIRELVYGAIRACGPVPENGRAAMLRLADEDSALRSLFDGSAYGPAEIAAGDAPAQGGIAPEWLEAKLAASGIEGAGALALLERAPLDIRVNTLKAARDMLELPVAGEELAAPDGLRLPEGTPVDQWQAYQLGQIEVQDGGSQICCMAVGAAPGETVIDLCAGAGGKTLALAAAMENRGTLIAADTDRARLSRLAPRAERAGAVVAHTVLLDPGRELAALEQWRGGADAVLVDAPCSGTGTWRRNPEARWRLTEAQLARYVDTQARLMDVAADLVRPGGRLIYVTCSLLDQEGANQVEGFLARHADWRAEAVALPAGTARGGGIRLTPLAEGTDGFFIARLSRAC from the coding sequence ATGACTCCCGCTGCCCGCGTTCAGGCCGCCATCGATCTGCTCGACCAGATCATTGAGGCCGCGCGCCGCAATGGTGCGCCGGCTGACCGGCTGATTACCGAAGGCTTCCGCCAACGCCGCTATGCCGGATCGAAAGACCGGCGGGCGATCCGTGAACTGGTTTATGGCGCCATCCGGGCCTGCGGGCCGGTGCCGGAAAATGGCCGCGCGGCTATGTTGCGTCTTGCAGATGAAGATTCAGCCCTCCGCTCCCTATTCGACGGTTCGGCCTATGGCCCGGCGGAAATCGCTGCCGGGGATGCGCCTGCACAGGGCGGCATCGCGCCGGAATGGCTGGAAGCGAAGTTGGCCGCTTCCGGGATCGAAGGGGCAGGGGCACTGGCCCTGCTCGAACGCGCTCCGCTCGACATCAGGGTCAATACGCTCAAGGCAGCACGCGACATGCTGGAACTGCCAGTGGCGGGCGAGGAACTTGCCGCGCCTGACGGGCTGCGCCTGCCGGAAGGAACGCCGGTCGATCAGTGGCAGGCCTATCAGCTCGGCCAGATCGAAGTGCAGGATGGCGGCAGCCAGATATGTTGCATGGCAGTCGGTGCAGCGCCGGGCGAGACGGTGATCGATCTGTGCGCCGGGGCAGGCGGCAAGACGCTCGCGCTCGCTGCCGCGATGGAAAACAGGGGCACGTTGATCGCTGCCGATACGGACCGGGCGCGCCTGTCTCGCCTCGCCCCGCGCGCGGAACGGGCAGGGGCAGTTGTGGCGCATACGGTGCTGCTCGATCCCGGCCGTGAACTGGCAGCACTGGAACAATGGCGGGGCGGGGCGGACGCCGTATTGGTCGATGCGCCTTGCTCCGGCACCGGCACTTGGCGCCGCAATCCCGAAGCACGCTGGCGCCTGACCGAGGCACAACTGGCGCGTTATGTGGATACTCAGGCCCGGCTGATGGATGTTGCCGCCGATCTGGTGCGGCCGGGTGGGCGGCTGATCTATGTCACCTGTTCCCTGCTCGATCAGGAGGGGGCAAATCAGGTGGAAGGCTTTCTCGCCCGCCACGCGGACTGGCGGGCGGAGGCCGTGGCTCTCCCCGCAGGGACTGCGCGCGGCGGGGGAATCCGCTTGACTCCATTGGCCGAGGGCACAGATGGTTTTTTCATCGCCCGTTTATCGAGGGCATGTTAG
- the guaB gene encoding IMP dehydrogenase — protein sequence MAHLDIPTGLTFDDVLLRPAESDIVPSQANTATRLTREIRLNIPVISAAMDTVTEADMAIVMAQMGGIGVLHRNLSVKQQCAAVRQVKRFESGMVVNPITIAPDATLGEAQAIMRDNRISGIPVVEANGKLVGILTNRDVRFADNAAQPVRELMTHENLATVRIGVGQEEARKLLHQRRIEKLLVVDDAYHCVGLITVKDMEKAVTYPEATKDGAGRLRVAAATTVGDKGFERTEALIDAECDVVIIDTAHGHNRDVAKAVERVKKLSNAVQVVAGNVATAEATKALIDAGADAVKVGIGPGSICTTRIVAGVGVPQLTAILEAAEEARKAGVPIIGDGGLRTSGDAAKALAAGASTVMIGSLLAGTEEAPGETFLYQGRAYKSYRGMGSVGAMARGSADRYFQQDIKDQMKLVPEGIEGQVPYKGPAKDVIHQLVGGVKAAMGYTGSATIEELQQKAKFVRITNSGLAESHVHDVTITREAPNYPTR from the coding sequence GTGGCACATCTTGATATCCCGACCGGCCTGACCTTCGACGACGTTCTGCTGCGTCCGGCGGAAAGCGATATCGTCCCCTCGCAGGCCAACACCGCAACGCGGCTTACCCGTGAAATCCGCCTGAACATTCCGGTGATTTCCGCCGCGATGGACACCGTCACCGAAGCCGACATGGCGATTGTGATGGCGCAGATGGGTGGAATCGGCGTTCTGCACCGCAATCTCTCGGTGAAGCAGCAATGCGCTGCCGTCCGTCAGGTGAAGCGGTTTGAAAGCGGCATGGTGGTGAACCCCATCACCATCGCGCCCGATGCGACCTTGGGTGAAGCGCAGGCGATCATGCGCGACAACCGCATCAGCGGCATCCCGGTGGTGGAAGCCAACGGCAAGCTGGTGGGCATCCTCACCAATCGCGACGTGCGCTTTGCCGATAATGCGGCGCAGCCAGTGCGCGAACTGATGACGCATGAAAACCTCGCCACTGTCCGTATCGGCGTGGGCCAGGAAGAAGCGCGCAAGCTGCTGCACCAGCGCCGCATCGAAAAGCTGCTGGTGGTGGACGATGCCTATCATTGCGTCGGCCTGATCACCGTGAAGGACATGGAAAAGGCCGTGACCTATCCGGAAGCGACGAAGGACGGCGCGGGCCGCCTGCGTGTCGCGGCGGCAACAACGGTGGGCGACAAGGGCTTTGAACGGACCGAGGCCCTGATCGACGCGGAATGCGACGTGGTGATCATCGATACGGCCCATGGCCACAATCGCGATGTGGCCAAGGCCGTCGAACGCGTGAAGAAACTGTCCAACGCCGTGCAGGTGGTGGCAGGCAATGTCGCCACGGCTGAAGCGACCAAGGCGCTGATCGATGCAGGCGCGGATGCAGTGAAGGTGGGCATCGGCCCCGGCTCCATCTGCACCACGCGCATCGTGGCGGGCGTTGGCGTGCCACAGCTGACCGCGATCCTCGAAGCCGCAGAAGAAGCCCGCAAGGCTGGCGTGCCGATCATCGGCGATGGCGGTCTGCGCACTTCGGGCGATGCGGCCAAGGCTTTGGCGGCCGGCGCATCTACCGTGATGATCGGTTCGCTGCTGGCAGGCACGGAAGAAGCCCCGGGCGAGACCTTCCTCTATCAGGGCCGCGCCTATAAGTCCTATCGCGGCATGGGTTCCGTCGGCGCCATGGCGCGCGGCAGTGCGGACCGCTATTTCCAGCAGGACATCAAGGACCAGATGAAGCTGGTTCCAGAAGGGATCGAAGGGCAGGTTCCGTATAAGGGCCCGGCCAAGGATGTGATCCACCAGCTGGTGGGCGGGGTGAAGGCGGCGATGGGCTACACTGGCTCGGCCACCATCGAAGAGCTGCAGCAGAAAGCCAAGTTCGTCCGCATCACCAATTCGGGCCTTGCCGAAAGCCATGTCCACGACGTGACGATCACGCGCGAAGCACCGAATTACCCGACCCGGTGA
- a CDS encoding 3-hydroxybutyrate dehydrogenase, with protein MFLKGKRAVVTGSTSGIGLGIARALAGEGASVVLNGFGDAEAISAILHELSAMSGADAMHVPADLMQRSGVEALMEAAGPVDILVNNAGMQHVSPVDEFPPEKWDAIIALNLTAAFDTSRLAIPHMKAAGWGRIINTASAHSLVASPFKAAYVAAKHGIAGLTKTLALELAQFGTTVNCISPGYVWTPLVENQIPDTMKARGMTREQVMHDVLLAKQPTKKFVQVEEVAALALFLCRDEAQNINGANYSIDGGWTAE; from the coding sequence ATGTTCCTCAAGGGTAAGCGCGCCGTCGTAACGGGTTCCACCTCGGGCATCGGGCTGGGCATCGCACGCGCGCTGGCGGGCGAGGGGGCATCGGTTGTGCTCAACGGCTTCGGCGATGCGGAAGCGATCTCGGCCATTCTCCACGAATTGTCGGCCATGAGCGGGGCCGATGCGATGCATGTTCCGGCCGATCTGATGCAGCGTTCCGGTGTGGAGGCCCTGATGGAGGCGGCCGGGCCGGTCGACATTCTGGTCAACAATGCCGGGATGCAGCACGTTTCCCCGGTGGACGAGTTTCCGCCGGAAAAGTGGGATGCGATCATCGCGCTCAATCTCACGGCGGCATTCGACACCAGTCGCCTGGCCATTCCGCATATGAAGGCGGCTGGCTGGGGGCGGATCATCAACACGGCCAGCGCCCATTCGCTTGTCGCCTCGCCCTTCAAGGCCGCTTACGTGGCGGCCAAGCACGGGATCGCGGGGCTGACCAAGACACTGGCGCTGGAACTGGCCCAGTTCGGCACCACGGTGAACTGCATCAGCCCCGGTTATGTCTGGACCCCGCTGGTTGAAAACCAGATACCCGACACGATGAAGGCGCGGGGCATGACGCGCGAGCAGGTCATGCACGATGTGCTGTTGGCCAAGCAGCCGACGAAGAAGTTCGTGCAGGTGGAGGAAGTGGCTGCACTGGCCCTGTTCCTTTGCCGGGACGAGGCGCAAAATATCAATGGCGCCAATTACTCGATCGATGGCGGGTGGACGGCTGAATAG
- a CDS encoding neutral zinc metallopeptidase, producing the protein MRLNDFNPAKIRVRDQRGGGGGGGGLPGGGIGVVGVLVVLAVAYFTGADPAQLLGGLQDAQQGQVQEQSVGGRSVEESCAVNQYSTEACAHLASLNETWEPKFRAAGVQFEQPILNFYSRSGRSGCGEAQSAMGPFYCPSDMGIYIDTDFFDEMAQRMGAKGDFARAYVMAHEYGHHVQNLTGLALQVRQLQKRNPDQDNALQVRMELQADCYAGVWAANNRARIEPGDIEEGMAAAHAVGDDTLMEQAGRRPVEAAFTHGSSAQRMKWLKTGLETGDEDSCDTFADILR; encoded by the coding sequence ATGCGCCTCAATGATTTCAACCCGGCCAAAATCCGCGTGCGTGACCAGCGTGGCGGCGGCGGTGGAGGTGGCGGCCTGCCCGGCGGCGGCATCGGCGTCGTGGGCGTGCTGGTGGTACTGGCCGTCGCCTATTTCACCGGGGCTGACCCGGCTCAGTTGCTGGGCGGGTTGCAGGATGCGCAGCAGGGCCAGGTGCAGGAACAATCCGTGGGCGGGCGTTCGGTGGAGGAAAGTTGCGCGGTCAACCAATACAGCACTGAAGCCTGCGCGCATCTCGCCAGCCTGAATGAGACATGGGAACCCAAATTCCGCGCGGCGGGCGTGCAGTTCGAGCAGCCGATCCTCAATTTCTATTCCCGCTCCGGCAGGTCCGGCTGCGGCGAGGCGCAGAGCGCGATGGGGCCGTTCTACTGCCCCAGTGACATGGGCATCTATATCGACACCGACTTTTTCGACGAAATGGCCCAGCGCATGGGTGCCAAGGGCGATTTCGCCCGCGCCTATGTGATGGCTCATGAATATGGCCACCATGTGCAGAACCTTACCGGACTTGCCCTGCAGGTGCGCCAGTTGCAGAAGCGCAATCCCGATCAGGACAATGCGCTGCAGGTGCGGATGGAGCTTCAGGCCGATTGCTATGCCGGCGTCTGGGCGGCGAACAACCGAGCAAGGATCGAGCCGGGCGATATCGAGGAAGGCATGGCCGCAGCCCACGCCGTTGGCGACGACACGTTAATGGAACAAGCCGGACGGAGGCCAGTAGAGGCCGCCTTCACCCACGGTTCAAGCGCGCAGCGTATGAAGTGGTTGAAAACAGGGTTGGAAACAGGAGACGAAGATAGCTGTGACACCTTCGCCGACATTCTTCGCTAG